One window of Bacillus alkalicellulosilyticus genomic DNA carries:
- a CDS encoding DUF4179 domain-containing protein — protein sequence MKNINKSKFEIEKSLKNIKENIIVPDIDGQYDSNKIYKFKQRKTIWRYKVVTAFTMVFLLCGTGTYAAFTYIFNNDSSDKGLTTAEVNGKVSYSNYFSEKQNLRVTVDGVITDGVRTVLHILFEGSEVKGGIPEIEEIYLVDEDGVNYPVTHWGQGDIKNNNKFDETIIEFDGSPLSKTNLKLSLKNINGIQDQWDIQFPVTPTNVKIYNTNSKASTDNFELEFSKVTFTSTYTILEGKSKNFDFTNSAKLSNSTGKVELLKSEGQEEDDLIKLFFPPIEESDRLTLEITSFENQEILSSLSIPIQ from the coding sequence ATGAAAAATATAAATAAAAGTAAGTTTGAAATCGAAAAAAGTCTTAAAAATATTAAAGAAAACATTATAGTTCCTGACATTGATGGACAATATGATTCCAATAAGATATATAAATTTAAACAAAGAAAAACTATATGGAGATATAAGGTCGTTACAGCTTTCACTATGGTATTTTTACTTTGTGGTACGGGTACCTATGCCGCCTTTACCTATATTTTTAATAATGATTCTTCGGATAAAGGATTAACTACAGCTGAAGTTAATGGTAAAGTATCTTATTCTAACTATTTTTCTGAAAAACAGAATTTAAGAGTCACTGTTGATGGAGTTATAACTGATGGGGTTAGGACAGTCCTTCATATCCTTTTTGAAGGTAGTGAAGTAAAAGGCGGTATTCCAGAAATAGAAGAGATTTACCTTGTGGATGAAGATGGTGTTAATTATCCTGTAACTCACTGGGGGCAAGGTGATATCAAAAATAACAATAAATTTGATGAAACAATTATAGAGTTTGATGGTTCCCCATTAAGTAAGACAAACTTAAAGCTTAGCTTGAAAAATATAAATGGAATTCAGGACCAATGGGACATTCAGTTTCCGGTAACACCAACTAATGTTAAAATTTATAACACTAACTCAAAGGCTTCTACTGATAACTTTGAGTTAGAGTTTAGTAAAGTCACTTTTACTTCTACTTATACAATACTAGAAGGCAAGAGTAAAAATTTTGATTTTACTAATTCCGCTAAACTTTCTAATAGTACTGGTAAAGTTGAACTACTAAAATCAGAGGGACAAGAAGAAGATGATTTAATCAAGCTATTCTTCCCACCAATTGAAGAATCTGATAGATTAACATTAGAAATTACTTCTTTTGAAAATCAAGAAATACTATCCTCGCTAAGTATTCCTATTCAATGA
- a CDS encoding ABC transporter ATP-binding protein, with amino-acid sequence MKSIRYISDLMWQARRTYFIVFLFLLLESVSSYTLIYIQKMLIDDVFYAGNYDLLPVIIGVFAVAGTVYALMFTMTSRYLVTSEFVVSGILLKRMLGALEKMKVSAFSRDRHGKYVHTLTSDLFFGSSFIGWQMPRGIQEVMNLVILIAIVGWASPILLLLILVLCAFYLTVAWYFMPKLRKSNDEVSDKQSELLVQMEEGVASTREVIAYHRIKWEEALFHSKFAQYFAKAMSHGKLENRQLRWSDPMKWGVGIVVLAYGGYSLIQGHMSVGTFVIVLQFATLMSDSFYNFFQFLLAVSGNLAHHDRMRSIVGIERQSSAEIPLVDPIKIIKFDKVVFRYESELPAILQEFSAVLPAAQKIGIVGKSGSGKSTLAQLLTRFYDMEASEILVNEVPLQKVSREDWAKYTAVVFQDPYLFPGTIRENILLGRSNLTEDDLIEACKIAQIHSFICELPEAYETQIGERGIKLSGGQRQRIAIARAIVGNPEILVLDEATSALDLETERQLLGQLDAQRKGKTTILIAHRLSTIENSDLILIVDNGTLVDSGTNAELLALNPVYQELQMAQQN; translated from the coding sequence ATGAAGTCGATTCGGTATATTAGTGATTTAATGTGGCAAGCGAGGCGTACGTACTTTATTGTGTTCTTATTTCTTTTATTGGAGTCAGTATCTAGCTACACACTTATTTATATCCAAAAGATGTTGATTGACGATGTGTTTTACGCCGGTAATTACGACTTGCTTCCTGTTATAATCGGTGTTTTTGCGGTAGCTGGGACTGTTTATGCCCTCATGTTCACAATGACGAGCCGCTATCTTGTTACGAGTGAGTTTGTGGTTAGTGGGATTTTGCTTAAACGAATGCTAGGTGCGTTAGAGAAAATGAAGGTGAGTGCGTTCAGTAGGGACCGACACGGAAAGTATGTTCACACCTTAACGAGCGATCTGTTTTTTGGATCCAGTTTTATTGGGTGGCAGATGCCCCGTGGTATTCAGGAAGTTATGAACTTGGTTATTTTAATCGCGATCGTGGGGTGGGCAAGTCCTATCTTACTTTTACTTATTCTGGTACTATGCGCGTTTTATTTGACGGTTGCGTGGTATTTCATGCCGAAGCTGCGTAAGTCCAACGACGAGGTGTCGGATAAACAATCTGAGCTTCTCGTGCAAATGGAAGAAGGCGTTGCTTCGACACGAGAAGTGATTGCCTACCATCGTATTAAATGGGAAGAAGCATTGTTCCATTCGAAGTTTGCTCAATATTTTGCAAAAGCAATGTCGCATGGGAAACTTGAAAATCGGCAGTTGCGTTGGAGTGACCCGATGAAGTGGGGAGTCGGTATTGTGGTTTTGGCATACGGCGGTTACAGTCTTATTCAGGGACACATGTCCGTCGGCACGTTTGTGATCGTGCTCCAATTTGCTACGCTCATGTCCGATTCCTTCTATAACTTTTTTCAATTTTTATTAGCGGTTTCTGGTAATTTGGCTCATCATGACCGTATGCGTTCGATCGTAGGGATTGAGAGACAATCATCCGCTGAAATCCCCCTTGTCGATCCAATAAAGATAATTAAGTTCGATAAGGTTGTCTTCCGTTATGAATCGGAACTACCAGCAATTCTTCAGGAATTCTCTGCTGTTCTTCCAGCCGCTCAAAAAATTGGCATTGTCGGGAAAAGCGGCAGCGGTAAATCAACGTTAGCCCAGTTGCTGACTCGCTTTTATGATATGGAAGCCAGCGAAATCCTAGTAAATGAAGTCCCGCTGCAAAAAGTATCCCGCGAGGACTGGGCCAAATATACGGCTGTCGTCTTTCAGGACCCATATCTTTTTCCGGGGACGATTCGAGAAAATATTTTGCTTGGTCGTTCTAACCTTACGGAAGATGATTTGATAGAAGCGTGCAAAATTGCGCAAATCCATTCTTTCATTTGTGAGTTGCCTGAGGCGTATGAGACCCAAATTGGGGAGCGTGGAATCAAACTATCTGGCGGACAGCGGCAGCGAATTGCTATTGCGAGAGCCATAGTCGGAAATCCAGAGATTCTCGTCTTGGACGAAGCAACCTCTGCGTTAGACCTTGAAACGGAGAGACAACTGCTTGGACAGTTGGACGCACAGCGTAAAGGGAAGACAACAATTCTAATTGCACATCGGTTATCGACGATCGAAAATTCGGATTTGATCCTGATCGTTGATAACGGGACTCTTGTCGATAGCGGTACGAACGCAGAGCTCCTCGCTTTAAACCCTGTTTACCAGGAATTGCAGATGGCTCAGCAAAATTAA
- a CDS encoding RNA polymerase sigma factor: protein MPITDNVDYSLEYERYSFEELFDKEKKGLYLTALFLLKDAQDAEDLLQEVAITAFLSFKSLKDKRSFKPWISKILINKTKRYKYNLFRKIQKEILFVQNAVAFENPISEEDILLKDELIKLPYNERLIITLRYFSGFTINEIAHLTKVPEGTIKSKIHRTLNKLKKNIERE from the coding sequence ATGCCAATAACAGATAATGTGGATTATTCATTGGAATATGAAAGATACTCATTCGAGGAGCTATTTGACAAAGAAAAGAAAGGCCTTTATTTAACGGCCCTTTTTTTATTAAAAGATGCTCAAGATGCAGAAGATTTATTACAAGAAGTTGCAATAACTGCTTTTTTATCTTTTAAATCACTTAAAGATAAACGTTCATTTAAACCTTGGATATCAAAAATTCTAATCAATAAAACTAAAAGATACAAATATAACCTTTTTCGAAAAATTCAAAAAGAAATCTTATTTGTTCAGAATGCTGTCGCATTTGAAAACCCTATCTCAGAAGAGGATATATTATTAAAAGATGAATTAATAAAACTACCCTATAACGAGAGATTAATAATAACTTTGAGATATTTTAGTGGATTTACAATAAATGAAATTGCTCATTTGACAAAGGTCCCAGAAGGAACTATTAAGTCTAAGATTCATAGAACCCTAAATAAATTAAAAAAAAATATAGAACGGGAGTAA
- a CDS encoding ABC transporter ATP-binding protein: MKKNPDKEDNRLLRKSYLWALSFLKPYGVKICMLIVCGIFAVAGETLAPIVVQYVVDDVVPNKDMNLFFILIGSLIVINVLMLIAKNIRNLLQLTIGELASRDMRNAIFQQLRRLGFEHYEKVPAGETLALFNTEVAQVTRIYRNYLPGIIENLLFVCITFGLMLGISGWMTLIILPTFLMYYLFGPYFQKKAVAYGKMSGENRVKYAQKIYEAVSGFREFRSFGVQNWYHDGVRHVHKQWADVYRKAATFGCASGSFRRLTFYLGFIAVVLLGVYLERHDMITLGGFIAFLLLYMTTMSRLTMLVTQLTEQRLIINHTLPLYQFMRQKVLVEDPTSPIQLGKVEGRITFEQVGFGYRERPNVICDFSLDIMAGERVAFVGTSGSGKTTLLKLIGRFYDPTVGEVRIDGIPIRKMQRAELREAIGYVFQETYLFGSSVKENIRFGKPDATDAEVVEAAKAAYAHDFIMELPDGYDTLVGERGIKLSGGQKQRISIARLFIKQPAIVLLDEATSALDNVSELEVLKALDNILAGRTVVAIAHRLSTVKNFDRIVLVHEGNVAEFGTYEELIARRGLFYQLEQGEETA, translated from the coding sequence ATGAAGAAAAATCCTGATAAAGAGGATAACCGTCTGTTGCGCAAATCATACCTGTGGGCCTTGTCTTTTTTGAAACCTTATGGGGTCAAAATCTGCATGCTCATTGTTTGTGGTATTTTTGCCGTGGCAGGAGAAACTCTTGCTCCAATAGTTGTGCAATACGTTGTGGATGATGTCGTTCCTAACAAAGACATGAACCTGTTTTTCATTTTGATTGGTTCATTGATCGTAATAAACGTGCTTATGCTTATCGCAAAAAACATAAGAAACTTGCTTCAATTAACGATTGGTGAACTTGCATCAAGAGATATGCGGAACGCAATCTTTCAGCAATTACGTAGACTCGGATTTGAGCATTATGAAAAGGTTCCAGCAGGTGAGACGTTGGCCTTGTTTAATACAGAAGTAGCTCAGGTAACAAGAATCTACCGTAATTACTTACCAGGAATTATCGAGAATCTTCTGTTCGTGTGCATAACCTTTGGTTTGATGTTAGGCATAAGCGGTTGGATGACGCTCATCATTTTGCCAACTTTTTTGATGTATTATCTGTTTGGGCCTTATTTTCAAAAAAAGGCAGTGGCCTATGGAAAGATGTCGGGAGAAAATCGGGTAAAGTATGCTCAGAAAATTTATGAAGCCGTGTCCGGGTTCCGTGAATTTCGATCGTTTGGTGTGCAGAACTGGTACCATGATGGCGTCAGACACGTACATAAGCAATGGGCAGACGTCTATCGCAAGGCAGCAACTTTCGGGTGTGCAAGCGGCAGTTTTCGACGTTTAACCTTTTACCTAGGTTTTATTGCAGTAGTGCTTCTCGGTGTCTATCTAGAACGCCACGACATGATTACACTGGGAGGATTTATTGCTTTTTTGCTGCTTTATATGACAACTATGTCTCGGCTAACGATGCTCGTTACGCAATTAACTGAACAAAGATTAATCATTAATCATACCTTGCCTCTTTATCAATTCATGCGGCAGAAGGTTCTAGTTGAAGATCCAACTTCCCCTATTCAACTGGGAAAAGTTGAAGGAAGGATTACCTTCGAACAAGTCGGATTTGGCTACAGGGAACGACCTAATGTCATTTGTGATTTTTCATTGGATATAATGGCTGGAGAGAGGGTTGCCTTTGTAGGCACAAGTGGGAGTGGAAAAACGACACTCTTGAAACTGATTGGCCGGTTCTATGACCCAACAGTAGGAGAGGTGAGAATAGACGGAATCCCAATCCGAAAAATGCAGCGAGCAGAGCTACGTGAAGCTATTGGTTATGTTTTTCAGGAGACGTACTTATTTGGCTCATCCGTCAAAGAGAATATACGATTTGGTAAGCCAGATGCTACGGACGCAGAAGTTGTGGAAGCGGCGAAAGCGGCTTATGCCCATGACTTTATTATGGAGCTTCCAGACGGTTATGACACGCTTGTTGGTGAGAGGGGGATTAAGCTTTCTGGCGGTCAGAAGCAGCGTATATCCATTGCTCGATTATTTATTAAGCAACCGGCTATCGTACTCCTTGACGAAGCAACCTCTGCTCTTGACAACGTTAGCGAATTGGAAGTGCTGAAGGCACTAGACAATATCCTAGCTGGCAGAACGGTCGTTGCTATCGCCCATCGTCTGTCAACGGTGAAGAATTTCGATCGAATTGTATTAGTCCATGAAGGCAACGTTGCGGAATTTGGTACATACGAAGAATTAATTGCCCGCCGCGGGCTGTTTTACCAGCTTGAGCAAGGGGAGGAAACAGCATGA
- a CDS encoding MerR family transcriptional regulator translates to MEMTIGQFAKVVGSTVRTLRYYDKMELLTPKKVNKNGRKVYTRLDWELFQQIMILKHFGLSLNEIKEQMTNQKLKNRELLQVQKQLIEQKQVELNDKLEVITRMERLYNIEGISEEELNEFAFIMLDLFRREKSQIQIWEEHFADDKEILKEIKTLHDPKYQEKMDRETWYLIQAIRNAIHNNDSTSRKKVQEVLNKMDNLFPASRKLLKLVEDDLFLAKYNHEFTTYFPENIASYIYKELKAYYDENDNIE, encoded by the coding sequence ATGGAAATGACAATTGGTCAGTTTGCAAAAGTAGTAGGTTCAACGGTAAGAACACTAAGGTACTACGATAAAATGGAGTTACTTACCCCAAAAAAAGTAAATAAAAATGGTCGGAAAGTATATACACGATTGGACTGGGAACTATTTCAACAAATCATGATTTTAAAACATTTTGGTTTATCATTAAATGAAATAAAAGAACAAATGACTAATCAGAAGTTAAAAAATCGTGAGTTGTTGCAGGTACAGAAGCAGTTAATTGAACAAAAGCAAGTGGAATTAAATGATAAGTTAGAAGTAATTACGAGAATGGAGAGACTGTATAACATTGAAGGTATTTCCGAGGAAGAATTAAATGAATTTGCTTTTATTATGCTTGATTTATTTAGGCGGGAAAAATCACAAATTCAAATTTGGGAAGAGCATTTTGCAGATGACAAGGAAATCTTAAAAGAAATAAAAACCCTTCATGATCCTAAATACCAGGAGAAGATGGATAGAGAAACATGGTACTTAATTCAAGCAATTAGAAACGCCATTCACAATAATGATTCTACAAGTAGAAAAAAAGTACAAGAGGTTCTAAATAAAATGGATAACCTATTCCCGGCGAGTAGAAAACTTTTAAAATTAGTGGAGGATGACCTTTTTTTAGCTAAGTACAATCATGAGTTTACTACTTATTTTCCTGAAAACATAGCTAGCTATATATATAAAGAATTAAAAGCATACTATGATGAGAACGATAATATTGAGTAG